From the Lathyrus oleraceus cultivar Zhongwan6 chromosome 4, CAAS_Psat_ZW6_1.0, whole genome shotgun sequence genome, one window contains:
- the LOC127073599 gene encoding probable receptor-like protein kinase At5g20050, with amino-acid sequence MEDRKVHTIAVLSVISLIIVIIVCRVSLKLSKAFFLICGASIAVILAVFSCILIRYRYNKRRKVLELQLKSEGRELRIEYSFLRKVAGIPTKYRYKELEEATDNFQAIIGTGSSASVFKGILNDGTSVAVKRIHGEERGEREFRSEVSAIASVQHVNLVRLFGYCNSPTPPRYLVYEFIPNGSLDCWIFPVKETRRRRCGCLPWNLRYNVAIDVAKALSYLHHDCRSRILHLDVKPENILLDEDYKALVADFGLAKLVGKDESNVMTTIRGTRGYLAPEWLLERGISEKTDIYSYGMVLLELIGGRRNVSRVEDPRDKSKKKWQFFPKIVNEKLREGKLMEIVDQRLLESENLDENEVKRLVFIALWCIQEKPRLRPSMVEVVDMLEGRVRVEEPPGTRMILVDLLSVDEDAGDDDNNNLVRLLTSVSTHVDCNTSTYSLGSTILSGR; translated from the coding sequence ATGGAAGACAGAAAAGTTCATACAATCGCTGTTTTATCAGTGATATCCTTAATAATTGTTATCATCGTTTGTCGTGTTTCCTTAAAACTCTCGAAAGCTTTCTTCCTAATTTGCGGCGCTTCAATCGCGGTGATTCTCGCTGTCTTTTCATGCATACTGATAAGATACCGTTACAACAAAAGAAGAAAAGTGTTGGAACTACAGTTGAAATCAGAAGGAAGAGAGCTTCGAATCGAGTACAGTTTCTTGCGAAAAGTTGCCGGGATTCCAACAAAGTATAGATACAAAGAGCTTGAAGAAGCAACTGATAATTTTCAAGCAATAATCGGTACAGGCTCATCCGCTTCAGTTTTCAAAGGCATTCTAAACGATGGAACTTCAGTTGCGGTGAAAAGAATCCATGGTGAAGAAAGAGGTGAGAGAGAATTTAGATCAGAAGTTTCAGCTATTGCTAGTGTTCAACATGTTAATCTTGTGAGACTTTTTGGTTATTGTAATTCTCCGACACCACCTAGGTATCTTGTTTATGAGTTTATACCAAACGGGTCGTTAGATTGTTGGATTTTTCCGGTGAAAGAAACGAGGAGACGTAGATGTGGTTGTTTGCCTTGGAATTTAAGGTATAATGTTGCTATTGATGTTGCGAAAGCGTTGAGTTATCTTCATCATGATTGTAGATCTAGGATTTTGCATCTTGATGTGAAGCCAGAGAATATTCTTTTGGATGAAGATTATAAAGCACTTGTTGCTGATTTTGGTCTTGCAAAGCTTGTGGGAAAAGACGAGAGTAATGTGATGACAACGATAAGAGGAACTAGAGGTTATTTAGCGCCTGAATGGTTATTAGAACGTGGAATTTCTGAGAAAACTGATATTTATAGTTATGGAATGGTTTTGTTGGAGTTAATTGGAGGGAGAAGGAATGTTTCAAGGGTGGAAGATCCAAGAGATAAGAGTAAGAAAAAGTGGCAATTTTTTCCTAAGATTGTGAATGAGAAACTGAGAGAAGGGAAATTGATGGAGATTGTGGATCAAAGATTGTTGGAAAGTGAGAATTTAGATGAGAATGAGGTGAAAAGGTTGGTGTTTATTGCTTTGTGGTGTATACAAGAGAAACCAAGATTGAGGCCTAGTATGGTTGAAGTTGTGGATATGCTTGAAGGACGTGTGAGAGTTGAGGAGCCACCAGGTACTAGAATGATTCTTGTTGATTTGTTGTCTGTTGATGAAGATGCTGGtgatgatgataataataatCTAGTGAGGTTGTTGACATCTGTGTCTACTCATGTTGATTGTAATACATCTACTTACTCTTTAGGTTCCACTATTTTGTCTGGTAGATAA